One Streptomyces sp. CG4 genomic window, TCCGGCAGCCAGCTGTGCAGCGGCCACATCGGCGTCTTCACCGCGAGCCCGATCCCGATCGCCAGAACGGCGATGACCTGCACGGATGCGGTCAGCGACCGGCCGTTGTCAGTGGCGAGTGCCACCATGTCGAACGTGCCCGCCTTGATTCCGATCAGGAGCAGGCCGAGCAGCATGACGACGGAGCCGAGCAGCGTGAACAGGATGAACTTCCACGCGGCCCGGGTCCGCCCCTCGCCTCCCCAGCGGGCGATGAGGAAGTACATCGGGATGAGCACCATCTCGAACGCGAGGAAGAACAGCAGCAGGTCGAGGACGGCGAAGGTCGCGAGGGTGCCGGACTCGAGCAGCAGCAGCAGCGCGACGAACGCCTTGGGGGAGCCGCCCGCGGGCGGCTTGAAGTAGGAGTACAGCGCGCAGAGGAAGGTCAGCAACGCGGTCAGGACCAGAAGGGGGAGGGAGATGCCGTCGATGCCGAGGTGGATCCGCACGTCCAGTGCGGGGATCCAGCTGATGTCGGTGGTGGCCTGCATCTTCGACGCATGGTCGTGGTCGAAGCCGAGCGCGAGGACGATCGCGGCGATGAGGATCGCGCCGGTCACGGTCACACCGTGCCGCAGCACGGCCTGCTCAGGCGACTTCCCCTTCAGTCCGGGCGGGGCCGGCAGGAGAGCGGCGACGGCGCCGAGGAGCGGGCCGACGACGACGAACGCCAGAAGGAACTGCATCACGGACTCGTTGATATCGATCACGCCTGCTCACGCTCCCGTGGCGACGAGGACGACGGCGACCGCCAGGACGACGGTGCCGGCGAGCAGCGCGCTCACATAGGTCTGCACATTGCCGGTCTGCGCCCGCCGTACGGCTGCCCCGAGCAGCCGGGGCAGGGCGGCGGCGCCGCGTACGTAGGTGTCGACGACCTCGCTGTCGAGGAAGCGAACGAGGCTCGCTCCGGCCTGGACCGGGCGGACGAACAGTGCCGTGTACACGGCGTCCAGGTGGAAACCGGCGGCCGCGGGCCGGTACAGCGGGCCGAGGAGCAGTCGGCCGGGGTCGGGTGCGTGGGCGAGGTCGGCCGGCCCGTGGTCGGCGAGGGCGTGGGCCTCGACCAGGCTCGCGTCGCCCTCCGGGTGTGCGGCGGCCTCGCCCTGGAGGTGCTCCCACGCGAAGGAGGGCGTGGGCGCTGCCGGGACACGGGCGGCGAGCGCGCTGGTGCGCTGCCAGGCGCCGTAGGTGAGCAGCCCGCCGACCACGGCGAGGCCGGTGCCGAGGATGGAGGTGAGCAGGGTCGGGGTCAGGTCGCGGCCGTCGAACCAGCCGGGCAGCGAGCGGTAGGCGAGCCCGCCGAAGGCCAGGGACGGCACGGCGAGCACCCACAGCACCACGGTCATCGTCAGCGGCTGGCGACCGTGGTCGGGGGCCTCGGCGCCCCGGCCGCGGAAGGCCAGCAGCCACAGCCGGGCCGCGTAGGCGGCGGTGAGCAGGGCGGTGAGCAGGCCGGCGACGAGGACGATCCAGCCGGCGGCGCCGGGCGCGTGGTCGGTGTTCCCGGTGGCGACGTGCTCGGCGGCACCGAGGACGGACTCCTTGGAGAAGAAACCGCTGAACGGCGGGATCGCGGCAAGTGCGAGGAGTGCCACGGTCATCGTCCAGTAGGCGTCCGGGACGCGGTCGCGCAGTCCGCGCATACGGGACATGGCGGCCAGCGAGTTGGTGCCGGCGGCGTGGATGATCACGCCGGCCGCGAGGAACAGCAGCGCCTTGAAGGCGCCGTGGGACAGGAGGTGGAAGACCGCGGCACCGCGGTCACCGACGGCGAGGGCGCCGGTCATGTAGCCGAGCTGGCCGATCGTCGAGTAGGCGAGGACGCGCTTGATGTCGTCCTGGGCGAGCGCGGCGAGCGCCGAGCCGGCCATCGTGACGGCGGCCATGACGGCCAGGACGATCATCGCGGCCTGGGAGGCCTCGAACACGGGGAGGAGCCGGGCGATGAAGTAGACACCGGCGGCGACCATCGTCGCGGCGTGGATCAGCGCCGAGACGGGCGTGGGGCCCGCCATCGCGTCCGGCAGCCAGGTATGCAGCGGGAACTGCGCCGACTTGCCCGCGACGCCCGCGAGGAGCAGCAGGGCGATCAGGGTCGGGTGGTGCAGGTTGCCGCTCGCCACGGTGCCGAGGACGCGGGTGATGCGGAAGGACCCTGCGTCGGTGGCCAGCGCGAACAGGCCGATGAGGAACGGCACGTCGCCGAGCTTGGTGACCAGGAAGGCCTTCAGGGAGGCGGCGCGGGCCTCCGGGGTCTCCCAGTAGTGGCCGACCAGGAAGTAGGAACAGATGCCCATGACTTCCCAGCCGACCAGCAGCACGATCAGGTCGCCGGAGTAGACGACCAGGAGCATCGCGGAGCTGAACAGGGAGACGAGGGCGGCGTACGAGGGGTAGCGCGGGTCGTCGCGCAGATAGCCCGTCGAGTAGATCTGCACGCAGGCCGCGACGAACGCGACCAGGATCGCGACGAGCGCGGCGAAGCCGTCGATGTGCAGCGCCAGCTCGATCGGGACCGAACCAGTGGGCGTCAGCTCGGCGTGTGTGTCGACGGCCTGGTCGCCGCCCTGGCGTACAGCGACCAGTGCGGCCAGGACGAGCGAGGCCAGTGGCGGCAGCACGGCGAGCGGGCGGACGAACCCTGGGGCGGTGCGGCCGAGCAGCAGTCCGGCGACGGCGCCCAGGAACGGCAGGAGGGGGACGAGGACGGCGAGGGTGGTCGTGGTCACGCGGTGGCCTCAGCCTTCTCGGCCGCGGAGGTGCCGGGGCCCTCGGTGTCGGGACCGGCCGTGTCGGGGCCCTCGGCGGTGTCGCGGAGCTTGTCGATGTCGGAGGTGCCGCGGTTGCGGTAGACGGCGAGCACGATCGCCAGGCCGATGCCGATCTCGGCGGCGGCGATGGCGATGGTGAACAGCGTCAGCGCCTGGCCGGAGTGCAGGTTCTCCTTGGCGGCCCGGCTGAGCCAGACGTCGAAGGCGACCAGGTTGAGGTTGACGGCGTTGAGCATCAGCTCGACCGACATGAGGACCAGGATGGCGTTGCGGCGGGCGAGGACGCCGTACAGGCCGGTGCAGAAGAGGAGGGCGGAGAGTACGGCGGGGTAGGCGAGGTGCATCAGCGGGCGCCTTCCTTCTCGGCCGGGTGAATTCCGGAATCCGTGGCGGAAGGGGAACTCTCGGTGACCGCCCGGGAGTTCACAGGGGGAGGGCTCGGCTCCGCCTTCGCCTTGCGGGACAGGACGATCGCGCCGACCAGTGCCGCGAGGAGGAGGACGGACAGGGCCTCGAAGGGCAGTACCCAGGTCCGGAAGAGGCTCTCGCCGGTGACTCGAGTACTGCCGGCTGCGGGGCCGTTCAGATCGATCCAGGTGGTACGGAAGGCGTCGACGACCACCCACACCAGGGCGACGGCGGCGGCGACCGCCACGGTCAGGGCGGCCCAGCGGTTGCCGGAGTCGGCGTCGGGGGAGCGGCCGATGGGCGCCTTGGTGAGCATCAGACCGAACAGAAGGAGAACGACGACGGAACCGACATAGATGAGGACCTGCACCCAGGCGATGAACTCGGCGGTGAGGAGGAGGTATTCGACGGCGAGGCCGCCGAGCGCGACCACCAGCCACAGGGCGGCGTGCACCAGCTGGCGGGTGGTGACGGTGACCAGCGCGGCGCCGAAGGTGGCCAGGCCGACGAGGAGGAAGGCGATCTCGACGCCGGTCGGGGACAGGAAGCCGTGCTGGGCCGCGGCCAGGCTCAGGGACGAGGCGGGTCTCACGCGTCGCCCTCCCCCGGTTCGGCCTGCGCGGCCGCCAGCTTCTCGGCGGTCTTGCGGGCGGCGGCGATCTCCTTCGGCTCCTCGGCGGCGGGGTCCAGGGCCGGCGGGGCCGGGACGGTCCACATCCACTCGCGGAGTTTGTCCCGTTCGTGGGTGAGGTCGTGGATGTCGGTCTCGGCGTACTCGAACTCCGGGGACCAGAACAGCGCGTCGAAAGGACAGACCTCGATGCAGATACCGCAGTACATGCACAGGGAGAAGTCGATGGCGAACCGGTCGAGGACGTTGCGGCTGCGCTCGCGGCCGCCGGGGGCGGTCGGCGGGACCGTCTCCTTGTGGGAGTCGATGTAGATGCACCAGTCCGGGCACTCACGGGCGCAGAGCATGCAGACCGTGCAGTTCTCCTCGAACAGGCCGATCACCCCGCGGGTGCGGGGCGGCAGTTCGGGCTGGGCTTCCGGGTACTGCTCCGTGACCGACTTCCTGGTCATCGTGCGCAGGGTGACGGCCAGACCCTTGGCGAGGCCGGAGCCTGGGATGCGGGAACGGGAGGGCGTGGGCGGCACAGCCATGGTTACGAGATCACCACCTTGACGATGCCGGTGAGGGCGATCTGGGCGAGGGAGAGGGGGACGAGGAGGGTCCAGGAGAGCTTCTGGAGCTGGTCCTCGCGCAGGCGGGGGTAGGTGACGCGGAGCCAGATGACGAGGAAGGCGAGGATCGCGGCCTTCAGCAGGGTCCAGACCCAGCCGAGGCCGTCGGCACCCCAGGGGCCGTGCCAGCCGCCCAGGAAGAGGACGGTGGTCAGGCCGCACAGGACGACGATGCCGGCGTACTCGGCGAGCAGGAAGAGCGCGAAACGCAGGCCCGTGTACTCGGTGTACGCGCCGAAGATGATCTCCGAGTCGGCGACGGGCATGTCGAACGGCGGGCGCTGCAGTTCGGCGAGTCCGGCGACGAAGAAGACGACCGCGCCGACGAGCTGCCAGGGCACCCACCACCAGTGGAAGGAGTGCAGGATGCCGGGCAGGGAGACCGTTCCCGCGGCCATGGCGACCGAGGCTGCGGCGAGCAGCATCGGGAGTTCGTAGGCGAGCAGCTGGGCGGCGGTGCGCAGACCGCCGAGGAGGGAGAACTTGTTCGCGCTGGCCCAGCCGGCCATGAGCGAGCCGAGCACGCCGACACCCATCACCGCGAGCACGAAGAACACGCCCGCGTCCAGGACCTGCCCGACGGCGCCCTCGCTCGGGCCGATCGGGATGGCGAGCAGGACGAGGAGGTACGGCAGCAGGGCGACGGCGGGGGCGAGTTGGAAGACACGGCGGTCAGCACCGGCCGGGACCACGTCCTCCTTCTGCGCGAACTTCACGCCGTCGGCGATGAGCTGGGCCCAGCCGTGGAAACCGCCCGCGTACATCGGGCCGAGGCGGCCCTGCATATGAGCCATCACCTTGTGCTCGGTCTGGCCGACGATCAGCGGGAAGGTGAGGAAGACGACGAACACGACCAGGAGTCGCAGGGCGACGTCCAGCGCGCCGTTCACTGCGGGCCTCCTGTGGGGTGGTCGTCGGGGGTTTCGGCGACGGGTCGTTCGACTCGCCCGCTCTGCGACTCCGGCCGCTCGGGTTCGGGCTCGCGCCCGGGTTCGGGATTCGGCTCAGATTGCTCGCGTTGCGGTCCAGGCTCCGGCTCCGGCTCCGGCTCCGGCTCCGGCTCCGGCGTCAGCTTGGGCTCCGGTACCGGCTTGGGCTCCGGTACCGGCTTGGGCTCCGGTACCGGCTTGGGTTCCTGCAGCGGCGTCGGCTCGTCGAAGGCCGGCCGGGCGTGGTGCCACGGAGCGTCCGAGCTGCGCGGGGCGGTGCTGCGGCGGGCCGTACCCTCCGGTTCCGCCGGTGTCTGTTCCTGCGTGGGCGCAGGCGGCTGCTCCTGCTCCGGCTCCGGCCCCGGCGGCTGGGCCTCGGCCCGTTGTGAGGCCGAGCCCTCCGAGGCGCTGCGGGCACGGCGCGGACTGGCCGGTGCCGGACCGGATGCCTGCACCGCGGCGGACCCAGCGGACTCGGCGGAACCGGCAGACCCGGCGGACGAGCCTTCCGTCGTCGGGCCGGTGTCGGCCTCGCCCCGCGTCGCCGTCTGGCTCACCGAGCCCTGGCCCGCGCTCCGCATCCGGCGCGGCCGCGCACCGGCAGAGGCACCGGCACCCGGGGCACCCCCAGCACCCCCAGCACCCCCAGCACCCCCAGCACCCGCGACAGCCTCACCGGTCGGCTCGGTCGGTGTGGTCGGTGTTGTCTGGCTTGCCGAGCCCTCTGCTGCCGTGCGGGTGCGTCGTACCGGGCGGTCCGCGGCTGTGCGGGCCGGGCGCTCACCGGCGGCGCGCGCCGCCGCACCCGCACCCGCGGCGCGCGCCGGGCGGGCCGGGGCTGGGGGGAGCTGGCCCTTCAGGGGGCCCCACTCGTTGGGGTCGGGGACGCCCGGGGGCAGCATCTGGCGGCGCTTGGGGCCACCGTGCGCCGCACCCGCCGCAGGCTCCCCGGGCTCCTTCGCGCCGGGCCAGGCCTTGGCGACGCGGGCGGCGAGGATGAAGTCCTTGCGGAGGGGGTGGCCCTCGAAGTTCTCGGGGAGGAGGAGGTGTTCGAGCGAGGGATGGCCTTCGAAGCGGACGCCGAACATCTCGTGGGTCTCGCGCTCGTGCCAGGCGGCGCCCGCGTAGACGCCGACGGCGGAGGGCAGCGTCGGCGCCTCGTGCGGGACGGTCGTACGGACGAGGAGGCGGCGGACCGGGTGCAGGGCGACGACGTGGGCCGAGACGCGGAAGCCCGTGCCCGGTTCGTCGACCGCGCTCAGCCAGTCGAAGTAGGTGCAGCCCAGGGTCGTACGGGCCGTCTCCAGGGCGGTGAGCCAGGAGGACGGGGGTACGTCCACGGTCAGGAGGTCGTACGACTCCTCGGCCGTGGCGTCCGTACCGAAGAGGTCCTCGACCGGGGCGGGCAGCCAGCCGACCGTGCTCATCGTGCGTCCCCCTGAACGGCCGGGGGCTTCACCAGGTCGCTGGTCAGCGCGGCCGCCGACGGCCGGGCGGACCCGGTGCCGTACCGCTCCCCCAGCGACTCGCGGGCGATCTTCTCCTGGAGCTTGAGGATGCCCTGGAGCAGCGCCTCGGGGCGCGGCGGG contains:
- a CDS encoding NADH-quinone oxidoreductase subunit J, giving the protein MSLAAAQHGFLSPTGVEIAFLLVGLATFGAALVTVTTRQLVHAALWLVVALGGLAVEYLLLTAEFIAWVQVLIYVGSVVVLLLFGLMLTKAPIGRSPDADSGNRWAALTVAVAAAVALVWVVVDAFRTTWIDLNGPAAGSTRVTGESLFRTWVLPFEALSVLLLAALVGAIVLSRKAKAEPSPPPVNSRAVTESSPSATDSGIHPAEKEGAR
- a CDS encoding NADH-quinone oxidoreductase subunit I; this translates as MAVPPTPSRSRIPGSGLAKGLAVTLRTMTRKSVTEQYPEAQPELPPRTRGVIGLFEENCTVCMLCARECPDWCIYIDSHKETVPPTAPGGRERSRNVLDRFAIDFSLCMYCGICIEVCPFDALFWSPEFEYAETDIHDLTHERDKLREWMWTVPAPPALDPAAEEPKEIAAARKTAEKLAAAQAEPGEGDA
- the nuoK gene encoding NADH-quinone oxidoreductase subunit NuoK — translated: MHLAYPAVLSALLFCTGLYGVLARRNAILVLMSVELMLNAVNLNLVAFDVWLSRAAKENLHSGQALTLFTIAIAAAEIGIGLAIVLAVYRNRGTSDIDKLRDTAEGPDTAGPDTEGPGTSAAEKAEATA
- a CDS encoding complex I subunit 1 family protein; the protein is MNGALDVALRLLVVFVVFLTFPLIVGQTEHKVMAHMQGRLGPMYAGGFHGWAQLIADGVKFAQKEDVVPAGADRRVFQLAPAVALLPYLLVLLAIPIGPSEGAVGQVLDAGVFFVLAVMGVGVLGSLMAGWASANKFSLLGGLRTAAQLLAYELPMLLAAASVAMAAGTVSLPGILHSFHWWWVPWQLVGAVVFFVAGLAELQRPPFDMPVADSEIIFGAYTEYTGLRFALFLLAEYAGIVVLCGLTTVLFLGGWHGPWGADGLGWVWTLLKAAILAFLVIWLRVTYPRLREDQLQKLSWTLLVPLSLAQIALTGIVKVVIS
- a CDS encoding NADH-quinone oxidoreductase subunit L — protein: MTTTTLAVLVPLLPFLGAVAGLLLGRTAPGFVRPLAVLPPLASLVLAALVAVRQGGDQAVDTHAELTPTGSVPIELALHIDGFAALVAILVAFVAACVQIYSTGYLRDDPRYPSYAALVSLFSSAMLLVVYSGDLIVLLVGWEVMGICSYFLVGHYWETPEARAASLKAFLVTKLGDVPFLIGLFALATDAGSFRITRVLGTVASGNLHHPTLIALLLLAGVAGKSAQFPLHTWLPDAMAGPTPVSALIHAATMVAAGVYFIARLLPVFEASQAAMIVLAVMAAVTMAGSALAALAQDDIKRVLAYSTIGQLGYMTGALAVGDRGAAVFHLLSHGAFKALLFLAAGVIIHAAGTNSLAAMSRMRGLRDRVPDAYWTMTVALLALAAIPPFSGFFSKESVLGAAEHVATGNTDHAPGAAGWIVLVAGLLTALLTAAYAARLWLLAFRGRGAEAPDHGRQPLTMTVVLWVLAVPSLAFGGLAYRSLPGWFDGRDLTPTLLTSILGTGLAVVGGLLTYGAWQRTSALAARVPAAPTPSFAWEHLQGEAAAHPEGDASLVEAHALADHGPADLAHAPDPGRLLLGPLYRPAAAGFHLDAVYTALFVRPVQAGASLVRFLDSEVVDTYVRGAAALPRLLGAAVRRAQTGNVQTYVSALLAGTVVLAVAVVLVATGA
- a CDS encoding NADH-quinone oxidoreductase subunit C, with product MSTVGWLPAPVEDLFGTDATAEESYDLLTVDVPPSSWLTALETARTTLGCTYFDWLSAVDEPGTGFRVSAHVVALHPVRRLLVRTTVPHEAPTLPSAVGVYAGAAWHERETHEMFGVRFEGHPSLEHLLLPENFEGHPLRKDFILAARVAKAWPGAKEPGEPAAGAAHGGPKRRQMLPPGVPDPNEWGPLKGQLPPAPARPARAAGAGAAARAAGERPARTAADRPVRRTRTAAEGSASQTTPTTPTEPTGEAVAGAGGAGGAGGAGGAPGAGASAGARPRRMRSAGQGSVSQTATRGEADTGPTTEGSSAGSAGSAESAGSAAVQASGPAPASPRRARSASEGSASQRAEAQPPGPEPEQEQPPAPTQEQTPAEPEGTARRSTAPRSSDAPWHHARPAFDEPTPLQEPKPVPEPKPVPEPKPVPEPKLTPEPEPEPEPEPEPGPQREQSEPNPEPGREPEPERPESQSGRVERPVAETPDDHPTGGPQ